In a genomic window of Flavobacterium lipolyticum:
- a CDS encoding DUF4870 domain-containing protein, whose protein sequence is METTTPLIMETSSEKNTATFTHLSTLSQYIIPFGNYIFPILIWTSYKDKSEFVNHHGKQTLNFQLSLLLYTLVLALIAIPIFITVFLQNIPMEAVFNDEDFIIRNFDFNGNIALLSIGATAVLLFGLLKFVEFFLVIYASIKASNGELYKYPITIPFIK, encoded by the coding sequence ATGGAAACAACAACACCACTCATCATGGAAACTTCATCAGAAAAGAACACTGCAACGTTCACACACTTAAGCACTTTAAGTCAGTACATCATTCCATTTGGGAATTACATTTTCCCGATATTAATCTGGACGAGTTACAAAGACAAATCAGAATTTGTAAACCACCATGGAAAACAGACTTTAAATTTTCAACTAAGTCTTCTGCTTTACACTCTGGTTTTGGCCTTAATTGCCATCCCGATCTTCATCACTGTTTTTTTACAAAATATTCCTATGGAAGCTGTATTTAACGACGAAGATTTCATCATCAGAAATTTTGACTTTAATGGAAACATTGCATTATTAAGTATTGGAGCAACAGCCGTTTTACTTTTTGGATTATTAAAATTTGTTGAATTCTTTTTAGTGATTTATGCTTCAATAAAAGCATCAAACGGAGAATTATACAAGTATCCGATAACAATTCCTTTTATCAAGTAG
- a CDS encoding PadR family transcriptional regulator translates to MNIENTKAQMRKGVLEFCILSVLKEKDAYTSEILDTLKNAKLLVVEGTVYPLLTRLKNDGLLNYRWEESTSGPPRKYYGLTEIGQTFLNELSGTWTELSDAVKLITNQNQ, encoded by the coding sequence ATGAACATTGAAAACACAAAAGCACAGATGCGCAAAGGTGTTCTTGAGTTTTGCATCTTATCTGTATTAAAAGAAAAAGATGCCTACACATCAGAAATATTAGACACTTTAAAAAACGCAAAATTACTAGTTGTTGAGGGAACAGTTTATCCACTTTTAACTAGGCTGAAAAACGACGGTTTGCTTAATTATCGATGGGAAGAATCTACTTCAGGACCACCAAGGAAATATTATGGATTAACCGAAATAGGACAAACATTTTTAAACGAACTTAGCGGTACCTGGACAGAATTGTCTGACGCCGTAAAACTAATCACCAATCAAAATCAATAA
- a CDS encoding PspC domain-containing protein codes for MNKTVNINLGGMVFHIDEDAYLKLTRYFDAIKRSLTNSSGQDEIIKDIEMRISELLIEKQKSDKHVVGLKDVDEVITVMGQPEDYILEDEEKTSQSFNDYGTRKHKKLYRDKEKGMIGGVATGLGHYFGIDAVWIKIIFLIFVFAGFGTGILAYFVLWIVTPEAITTSEKLEMTGEPVTISNIEKKVREEIENLSDKFKNADYDAMGNQVKSGAERISSSFGDFIMTVFKIFAKFLGVILIISGISTLIMLLIGVFTLGTNVFVDFPWQNFVDAGNFTDYPLWSFGLLMFFAVGIPFFFLTLLGFKLLSPNLKSIGNITKYTLLAIWIIAVAIAISIGIKQATELSYDNKMVEKKSINITPKDTLFVKFRYNDYYAKDLDHHSDFEFVQDSANNQLIYSNDVRLHVLPTDEAAPYIQIEKTARGNSFINAKQRAEKISYKFELNGNHLILDNYFLTDVKNKFRGQEVDVYLYLPEGQLFKPDSSVQDYDDSDNDFFNLHFSGNYNYKVQGSKIKCLDCPAEENEYGDEYDDTTEESVMENDTVNEVSIKVNGKEILNGKKTNGRLTTDKNGVVIKIN; via the coding sequence ATGAACAAAACAGTAAATATTAACTTAGGCGGTATGGTTTTTCACATCGATGAAGATGCATATCTAAAACTGACACGCTATTTTGACGCCATAAAACGATCTCTTACCAACTCGTCCGGACAGGATGAAATTATCAAAGATATCGAAATGCGTATCTCAGAATTATTAATTGAGAAACAAAAAAGCGATAAACATGTTGTAGGACTGAAAGATGTGGATGAGGTGATTACCGTTATGGGGCAGCCAGAAGACTATATTCTGGAAGATGAAGAAAAAACTAGTCAGTCTTTTAATGATTACGGAACAAGAAAACACAAAAAATTATACCGTGACAAAGAAAAAGGAATGATTGGTGGTGTAGCAACCGGTTTAGGGCATTATTTTGGAATTGACGCTGTTTGGATCAAAATTATCTTCTTAATATTTGTTTTCGCAGGTTTTGGAACCGGAATCTTAGCGTACTTCGTTCTTTGGATCGTTACTCCTGAAGCGATTACTACTTCGGAGAAACTGGAAATGACTGGTGAACCGGTAACGATCTCGAACATTGAGAAAAAAGTTCGTGAAGAAATTGAAAACTTATCTGATAAATTTAAAAATGCAGATTATGACGCAATGGGAAACCAGGTAAAGTCGGGAGCTGAGAGAATAAGTAGTTCATTTGGAGACTTTATCATGACGGTTTTTAAAATATTTGCCAAATTCTTGGGAGTCATTTTAATCATATCCGGAATCAGTACTTTGATTATGTTGTTAATTGGAGTTTTCACTTTGGGAACTAATGTTTTTGTTGATTTTCCATGGCAAAACTTTGTAGATGCCGGAAACTTTACAGATTATCCGCTTTGGTCATTTGGTTTATTAATGTTCTTTGCTGTTGGAATTCCATTTTTCTTTTTGACCCTTTTAGGTTTCAAATTGTTATCTCCAAACCTGAAGTCTATTGGAAACATTACCAAATATACCTTGTTAGCCATTTGGATTATTGCAGTTGCTATCGCAATCAGCATTGGAATCAAACAAGCGACAGAACTTTCATACGACAACAAAATGGTCGAGAAAAAATCAATCAACATTACTCCAAAAGATACTCTTTTCGTAAAATTCAGATACAATGATTATTATGCCAAAGATCTGGACCACCACAGTGATTTTGAATTTGTACAGGACTCAGCCAACAATCAGTTGATCTATTCTAACGATGTTCGCTTACATGTTTTACCTACAGATGAAGCTGCTCCTTACATTCAAATTGAAAAAACAGCCAGAGGAAACTCGTTTATCAATGCCAAACAAAGAGCAGAAAAAATTAGCTACAAGTTTGAGCTTAACGGAAACCATTTGATTTTAGACAATTATTTCCTGACAGATGTAAAAAATAAATTCAGAGGACAGGAAGTCGATGTATATTTGTACTTACCTGAAGGACAATTATTCAAGCCGGATTCATCTGTACAAGATTATGACGATTCTGACAATGATTTTTTCAACTTACACTTTAGCGGTAACTACAATTACAAAGTACAAGGTTCAAAAATTAAATGTCTTGACTGCCCTGCCGAAGAAAACGAGTATGGAGATGAGTATGACGACACGACTGAAGAAAGTGTTATGGAGAACGATACCGTAAACGAAGTTTCTATTAAAGTTAATGGAAAAGAAATTTTAAACGGAAAGAAAACCAACGGAAGATTAACCACTGATAAAAACGGAGTTGTAATCAAAATTAACTAG
- a CDS encoding head GIN domain-containing protein, whose protein sequence is MIKIIIHITKFIIAAVTALLFASCNFNVNSIKGSGNVTTEKRTIPGNFTKVSVSNAIDLVIIQSDSTEVVVEADDNIQKEITTKVENGTLYIKCKYNSFQDIATKRVTVKMPVIDKLVAWSAASIISKGLIQGQDINIEASSASTVDVNIESDNITCDSDSGSSIRLEGKALKMQASASSGGSVSARKLLANEIHAEASSGGDVNVHPIVNLKASASSGGTINYDITPKTIEKTSSSGGTISQG, encoded by the coding sequence ATGATAAAAATAATCATTCATATTACAAAATTCATTATTGCAGCAGTTACTGCATTATTGTTTGCCTCTTGTAACTTTAATGTGAATAGTATTAAAGGAAGCGGAAATGTTACTACTGAAAAAAGAACCATACCTGGCAATTTTACAAAAGTGTCGGTTAGCAATGCGATAGATCTTGTTATTATCCAATCTGATTCTACGGAAGTTGTTGTGGAAGCTGACGATAACATACAAAAGGAAATCACAACAAAAGTGGAAAACGGAACGTTATACATCAAATGCAAATACAATAGTTTTCAGGATATTGCCACAAAAAGGGTAACCGTAAAAATGCCTGTTATCGACAAATTAGTCGCCTGGAGCGCCGCATCTATCATAAGTAAAGGCCTAATTCAGGGTCAGGATATTAATATTGAAGCTTCAAGTGCTTCAACTGTAGATGTGAATATCGAATCGGATAACATTACTTGTGATTCAGACAGCGGGAGCTCTATCCGCCTCGAAGGAAAAGCATTAAAAATGCAGGCTTCAGCTTCAAGCGGTGGTAGTGTTAGTGCTCGTAAACTATTGGCAAATGAAATTCATGCAGAAGCCTCAAGCGGAGGAGACGTAAATGTTCATCCAATTGTAAATCTGAAAGCCTCAGCCAGCAGCGGAGGAACTATCAATTATGACATCACTCCAAAAACAATTGAAAAAACTTCAAGTTCGGGAGGAACGATTAGCCAGGGATAA